Proteins co-encoded in one Corynebacterium tuberculostearicum genomic window:
- the menD gene encoding 2-succinyl-5-enolpyruvyl-6-hydroxy-3-cyclohexene-1-carboxylic-acid synthase: MNESMQLAEKVAAQLARHLTDVVLCPGSRNAPLSLALLARDDIRVHTRLDERGGAFTALGMARVQRRHVGVVMTSGTAVANTLPAVVEAHYSHTPLAIISADRPERLVGTGASQTIEQQGIFGVYAETTQVTGVDDIAAMAQRFREELQVHINVAFDAPLVDATLPAHTSGDGARESAPKFVDHGEVAVDLSKNTLVIAGDEAWEVEGLQDVPTIAEPSAPGPYHPVHPAAAHIFRKAQVSANDYVVNTKVEQVIVVGHPTLHRGVLALMNDPDIELVVLSRTKDFTNQRGEDARLGTTVKVTGEPSREWMKICEGATDMAGQAVRETLEDEELGFTGLHVAAAVGDTLAVNDTLVLGASNPVRDAALVGLPFDGVDTYSPRGAAGIDGTIAQAIGISLATQSLDPTNWRAPRVMALMGDVTFLHDANSLLIPEDQPRPENLTIVVANDNGGGIFETLEQGADALRESFEPAFGTPHGVDVGKLAEAYEADYREVTTPQELLDTLAELKEYSTGISVVEAKTTRATRRALNEKLTAKVGQ, translated from the coding sequence ATGAATGAATCGATGCAGTTGGCTGAGAAGGTAGCCGCCCAGCTGGCCCGGCACCTTACGGATGTGGTCCTGTGCCCCGGCTCGCGCAACGCACCACTTTCGCTGGCCCTGTTGGCCCGCGATGATATCCGCGTACACACCCGCCTCGACGAGCGCGGGGGAGCGTTTACCGCCTTGGGCATGGCGCGGGTGCAGCGCCGCCACGTGGGCGTGGTGATGACCTCGGGAACTGCGGTGGCCAATACCTTGCCGGCCGTGGTGGAGGCGCATTATTCCCATACGCCGCTGGCCATTATCAGCGCGGATCGGCCGGAACGTTTGGTGGGTACGGGGGCTTCCCAGACCATCGAGCAGCAAGGCATCTTTGGCGTCTATGCGGAGACCACCCAGGTCACCGGTGTGGACGATATCGCGGCGATGGCTCAGCGCTTCCGCGAGGAGCTGCAGGTACACATCAACGTGGCTTTTGATGCCCCGCTTGTCGATGCCACTTTGCCCGCCCACACCTCCGGCGACGGCGCGCGCGAGTCAGCACCGAAATTTGTCGACCACGGCGAGGTGGCCGTGGACTTGAGCAAGAATACTTTGGTTATCGCCGGCGATGAGGCCTGGGAGGTAGAAGGCCTGCAGGATGTGCCGACCATCGCGGAGCCGAGCGCGCCGGGCCCGTACCATCCGGTGCATCCAGCGGCGGCGCATATCTTCCGCAAAGCGCAGGTCTCCGCGAATGACTATGTGGTCAATACCAAGGTCGAGCAGGTCATCGTCGTGGGGCACCCAACGCTGCACCGTGGCGTGCTAGCGCTGATGAATGATCCGGATATTGAGCTGGTGGTGCTCTCTCGCACCAAGGACTTCACCAACCAGCGCGGCGAAGACGCCCGGCTCGGCACTACCGTCAAGGTCACCGGCGAGCCGAGCCGCGAGTGGATGAAGATCTGCGAGGGCGCAACCGATATGGCCGGGCAAGCTGTGCGCGAGACCCTCGAGGATGAGGAACTGGGATTTACCGGGCTGCATGTCGCGGCCGCGGTGGGCGATACGCTCGCCGTCAACGACACCCTGGTGCTGGGAGCCTCGAACCCAGTGCGCGATGCAGCCTTGGTAGGCCTGCCCTTCGACGGTGTCGATACGTACTCGCCGCGCGGGGCAGCTGGCATTGACGGAACCATCGCCCAGGCCATCGGCATTTCCCTGGCCACGCAATCGCTGGATCCCACCAACTGGCGCGCCCCACGAGTTATGGCGCTCATGGGAGATGTCACCTTTTTGCACGATGCTAATAGCCTGCTCATCCCAGAAGACCAACCGCGGCCGGAAAACCTCACCATCGTGGTGGCCAATGACAACGGCGGCGGTATCTTCGAGACCCTCGAGCAGGGTGCCGATGCGCTGCGCGAGTCCTTCGAGCCGGCGTTTGGAACGCCGCATGGGGTGGACGTCGGCAAGCTGGCAGAAGCCTATGAGGCAGACTACCGCGAAGTTACCACCCCGCAGGAGCTCCTGGATACGTTGGCGGAGCTGAAGGAATACTCCACCGGTATTTCCGTCGTGGAGGCAAAAACCACCCGTGCTACGCGCCGGGCGCTCAATGAAAAGCTCACCGCAAAGGTGGGCCAGTAA
- a CDS encoding excinuclease ABC subunit UvrA, whose translation MSTIKVRDAHLHNLRNVDVDMPRGKLVAVTGVSGSGKSSLAFGTIHGEGQRRYLESVAPFARRLISSAVDPQVSQVEGLPPTVALQQSTSGGGARSTVGTVSALSNSVRLLYSRAGDNPEGLYSDSFSPNTPEGMCPQCHGTGVVHEPTEESMVPDPTLSIEEGAIQAWPGAWAGKNFHDILMNLGYDLDSPWQDLPQEDRDWILFTEERPVVTVKPLRGKDQIQRNYEGTWRSVASYLNKTLAETQSDTLRKRTLSYMESRECETCGGRRLNPAALKVTYAGMPIDELGALPLDRVHAVLSKQNPEENSAEDLLLKQILPALTSALELGLAHLSLDRPTQSLSGGEMQRIRLAAQLRSGLFGVAYVLDEPSAGLHPDERDAVMEMCRRFIAAGNSVLLVEHDMDLVAQADWLVDVGPLAGERGGNVVYSGPVSDYDADTPTARALSNRTLVLADDPRTPSSHLALHGINARSIDNLDADFGLGQFTAVAGVSGSGKSTLVSTVLAGLLRQSATAVSDEEETEDKGWSVESTEGFERVKRVVQITQKPIGRTPRSTLATYTGLFDNVRKLFASTDEAKQRKWTVSRFSYNVKQGQCPTCGGAGKIEVELVFLPGSYTTCPECGGARFNDETLEVAWQGRTIADILELTVDEAAEVFAEEDKIYRAIATLQAVGLGYLRLGQGAPELSGGEAQRIKLATELQRSRNSRRGHTVYLLDEPTTGLHPADIDLLNAELHKLADAGHTVVVVEHDLSVMANADRIIEMGPGAGEDGGQVIADATPAQLAKENTATGRALRARQENKAASIICP comes from the coding sequence ATGTCTACTATCAAGGTCCGCGATGCCCACCTGCACAATCTGCGCAACGTCGACGTCGATATGCCCCGCGGTAAGCTCGTCGCGGTCACGGGAGTGTCTGGTTCGGGCAAGTCTTCGCTGGCATTCGGCACGATTCACGGCGAGGGCCAGCGTCGCTACCTCGAATCAGTAGCACCCTTCGCCCGCCGCCTCATTAGCTCGGCCGTCGACCCGCAGGTCAGCCAGGTGGAGGGCCTGCCACCGACGGTCGCGCTGCAGCAATCTACCTCCGGCGGCGGTGCGCGCTCCACGGTCGGCACGGTCTCCGCGCTTTCGAATAGCGTGCGCCTGCTCTATTCGCGCGCCGGTGATAACCCGGAGGGCCTGTACTCGGATTCTTTCTCACCCAATACCCCGGAGGGCATGTGCCCGCAGTGCCACGGCACGGGCGTGGTGCATGAGCCCACCGAGGAGTCCATGGTCCCAGATCCCACCCTCTCCATCGAGGAAGGCGCCATCCAAGCATGGCCTGGTGCCTGGGCCGGCAAGAACTTCCACGACATTTTGATGAACCTAGGCTATGACCTGGATTCGCCATGGCAGGACCTGCCGCAAGAAGACCGCGACTGGATCCTCTTCACGGAAGAGCGCCCCGTTGTCACGGTCAAACCTCTGCGCGGCAAGGACCAGATTCAGCGCAATTACGAGGGCACGTGGCGCTCGGTGGCTAGCTACTTGAATAAGACGCTGGCGGAGACCCAATCGGATACGCTGCGCAAGCGCACTCTGTCCTATATGGAATCCCGTGAGTGCGAGACCTGTGGCGGCCGCCGCCTCAACCCGGCCGCACTAAAGGTGACCTATGCGGGCATGCCCATCGATGAGCTGGGCGCGCTGCCGCTGGATAGGGTTCACGCGGTGCTCAGCAAGCAAAACCCGGAGGAGAACTCGGCCGAGGATTTGCTGCTCAAACAGATTCTTCCCGCCTTGACCTCGGCGCTTGAGCTCGGCTTGGCCCACCTGAGTTTGGATCGGCCGACGCAGAGCCTGTCCGGCGGCGAGATGCAGCGCATCCGTTTGGCCGCGCAGCTGCGCTCCGGTCTCTTCGGCGTGGCGTACGTGCTCGACGAACCCTCTGCCGGACTGCACCCAGATGAGCGCGACGCGGTCATGGAGATGTGCCGCCGCTTCATCGCGGCCGGCAACTCCGTGCTCTTGGTGGAACATGACATGGATTTGGTCGCGCAGGCGGATTGGCTCGTTGACGTCGGCCCGCTGGCCGGCGAGCGCGGCGGCAACGTCGTTTATTCGGGCCCGGTCTCAGATTACGACGCGGATACCCCCACCGCCCGCGCCTTGTCTAACCGCACGCTCGTGCTTGCCGACGACCCCCGCACCCCCTCCTCCCACCTCGCCCTCCACGGCATCAACGCACGCAGCATCGACAACTTGGATGCGGACTTTGGCCTGGGCCAATTCACGGCGGTCGCCGGTGTCTCCGGCTCGGGTAAATCCACCCTGGTCAGCACGGTGCTGGCTGGGCTGTTGCGACAGTCCGCTACGGCCGTTTCCGATGAGGAAGAGACCGAGGATAAGGGCTGGTCCGTGGAGAGCACGGAGGGCTTTGAACGAGTCAAGCGCGTCGTGCAGATTACCCAGAAGCCCATTGGCCGCACCCCGCGTTCCACGCTGGCAACCTATACCGGGCTTTTCGATAATGTCCGCAAGCTCTTCGCTTCCACCGACGAGGCCAAGCAGCGCAAGTGGACGGTCTCGCGCTTTTCTTACAACGTGAAGCAAGGCCAGTGCCCCACCTGCGGCGGCGCGGGCAAGATCGAGGTGGAGCTGGTCTTCTTGCCGGGCTCGTACACCACCTGCCCAGAGTGCGGCGGCGCCCGCTTCAACGACGAGACCCTCGAGGTGGCCTGGCAGGGTCGCACCATCGCGGATATTTTGGAGCTCACCGTCGACGAAGCAGCAGAGGTCTTCGCCGAAGAGGACAAGATTTACCGCGCCATCGCCACCCTGCAGGCCGTTGGTTTGGGCTATCTCCGCCTCGGCCAAGGCGCGCCTGAGCTCTCCGGCGGCGAAGCCCAGCGCATTAAGCTGGCCACCGAGCTGCAGCGCTCGCGCAACTCTCGCCGCGGCCACACGGTCTACTTGCTCGATGAGCCCACCACGGGCTTGCACCCGGCTGATATCGACCTGCTTAATGCTGAGCTGCACAAGCTGGCGGATGCGGGGCATACGGTGGTCGTCGTCGAGCATGATCTTTCGGTGATGGCGAATGCGGACCGCATCATTGAGATGGGCCCAGGCGCCGGTGAAGACGGCGGTCAGGTCATCGCGGATGCCACCCCGGCGCAGCTAGCCAAGGAAAATACCGCCACCGGCCGCGCCTTGCGCGCGCGGCAGGAGAACAAAGCGGCCAGCATCATCTGCCCGTAA
- a CDS encoding o-succinylbenzoate synthase, with the protein MKAMHIDDVLDRAHVVSLPLAVRFRGITTREALLIDGPAGWGEFAPFLEYGPAESAAWLRAGLEAAYEGFPEPVRDSIEVNATIPAVPASEVPAVVERYPGCRTFKIKVAEKGHTLADDAARVRAVRDAVTQRGEIPILRVDANGGWSVDEAVEAAQMMMPLDYMEQPCATTEELAQVRGRLMRAGLFVRVAADESIRKVADPYRVAELQAADVAVVKPAPLGGVRRVLEVAQHLRQRHMDITVASALDTSIGINMGLAAVAALPRIYDDEDIDVTPAAAGLATGSLFEEDVTAPRPLIDGHLSADILAPDPDRLAALAAPADRRDWWFDRLRACWQHLAK; encoded by the coding sequence ATGAAAGCCATGCATATCGATGACGTCCTCGACCGCGCTCACGTAGTCTCCCTCCCACTCGCCGTGCGTTTCCGCGGCATCACCACCAGGGAGGCCCTGCTTATCGATGGCCCGGCCGGCTGGGGCGAATTCGCGCCCTTCCTGGAGTACGGACCGGCCGAGTCCGCCGCTTGGCTACGCGCCGGGCTCGAGGCCGCATACGAGGGCTTCCCGGAGCCGGTGCGCGATTCCATCGAGGTCAACGCCACCATCCCGGCCGTGCCCGCCAGCGAGGTCCCGGCCGTGGTGGAGCGCTATCCCGGCTGCCGCACCTTCAAAATCAAGGTGGCGGAAAAGGGTCACACGCTTGCCGACGACGCCGCTCGCGTCCGCGCCGTCCGCGACGCCGTCACCCAACGCGGCGAAATCCCTATCCTGCGCGTGGACGCCAACGGCGGCTGGAGCGTCGATGAGGCGGTCGAGGCCGCGCAGATGATGATGCCGCTGGATTATATGGAACAGCCGTGTGCCACCACCGAAGAGCTCGCCCAGGTCCGTGGCCGACTTATGCGTGCCGGCCTTTTTGTGCGCGTTGCCGCCGATGAATCCATCCGCAAGGTCGCGGACCCTTATCGCGTGGCCGAGTTGCAGGCCGCGGACGTCGCCGTGGTCAAGCCCGCCCCGCTAGGCGGCGTGCGCCGCGTCCTCGAGGTGGCTCAGCACCTGCGCCAGCGTCATATGGATATCACGGTAGCCTCCGCGCTCGATACCTCCATAGGCATCAATATGGGCCTTGCGGCCGTCGCCGCACTCCCGCGCATCTACGACGACGAGGACATCGACGTCACCCCGGCCGCCGCCGGTCTTGCCACCGGCTCCCTTTTCGAAGAAGACGTCACCGCCCCGCGCCCGCTTATCGACGGCCATCTTTCCGCCGATATCCTCGCCCCCGACCCAGACCGTCTCGCTGCGCTCGCCGCGCCCGCCGACCGCCGCGACTGGTGGTTCGACCGCCTTCGCGCCTGCTGGCAGCACCTTGCTAAATAG
- the cas9 gene encoding type II CRISPR RNA-guided endonuclease Cas9 (Cas9, originally named Csn1, is the large, multifunctional signature protein of type II CRISPR/Cas systems. It is well known even to general audiences because its RNA-guided endonuclease activity has made it a popular tool for custom editing of eukaryotic genomes.) has translation MSVPYRVGIDVGTFSLGCSAIEIDENDQPVRILSAVSLIHDSGLDPDQQKRAVTRLASSGVARRTRRLYRRRRHRIIKLEKFLKEQGWETLPFERYSDPYFPWKARVALVNGYVEDPAQRDRYLSVALRHIANHRGWRNPYWKVSSLYSPGGPSEAFEQVRAELESATGHEIPTDSTVGQLISFAQFGKDRLRGGGKQKDKNKPQSEVKQAVISARLHQIDHAREINEICRVQRIDDSLRKRILDLVFAAESPKGAQLGRVGKDPLQPRLDRALKATDAFQRYRIAALTGNLRIHRDGHNERLTHEERLIVFNYLVNLDHKTEASWLGIADILHIDRGQLRGTATMTDDGERAGAKPPVHDTNRTIFGCKVKPLSQWWEGASDDERAAMLKSLSNADVEDPDSPAGAQVHAFFAELDETEHEKLDALHLPIGRAAYSENTLTRLTTRMLDDNVDLYEARLAEFNIDKDWVPPAPRIGEPVGNPAVDRVLKGVARWLEAAADEWGAPKSVVIEHVRDGFVSKAKANEIDRENNARHRRNRKLFQEMQEKLGIDGPVRSSELWRFQSVQRQNCQCAYCGSPITYSTCEMDHIVPRAGEGSTNTRDNLVAVCHRCNLSKKNIPFAAWASKTNIPGVSVKEALERTRHWSEDAGMSAKDFKKFRKSVSDRLKRTTVDEPIDARSMESVAWMANELRGRVAQRFSGQDTKVNVYRGALTAEARRAAGISNKLRFIDGPGKSRLDRRHHAVDAAVVAFTQNYVAETLAIRSNKKREAQLLQAAPQWKEFTGADEAHRSAWNAWLPKMQKLAVLLQAALDEDRIVVTSNIRLRLGNGRAHEDTIGELKKLRVGEAISATDIDRAATEALWCALTREEDFDEKKGLPANPQRRIRVNGTWFEAEDEIEIFPVGAGAIKLRGGYAKLSRFHHARIFKIPGKKKPTYCMLRVYTTDLNKHRHEDLFAVDLKPQTMSVRQAEPKLRKALAAGTAEYLGWIVVDDELIVDTSQFATGQISEMQSEFGQVKRWRVDGFDSNSKLRLRPLQFSAEGLSESVSEGSRKIIDMPGWRSAINKLFSEGKVTVIRRDSLGRVRLNSAAHLPITWKAE, from the coding sequence GTGTCCGTCCCCTATCGCGTAGGAATCGATGTCGGAACCTTTTCTCTTGGGTGCTCCGCAATTGAAATTGATGAAAACGATCAACCGGTAAGAATCCTTAGCGCAGTATCACTTATCCACGATTCCGGCCTAGATCCGGATCAGCAAAAGCGGGCAGTAACTAGACTCGCCTCATCCGGCGTTGCGCGGCGTACCCGACGCCTTTACCGACGCCGCCGCCACCGCATAATTAAGCTGGAAAAGTTCCTCAAGGAACAAGGGTGGGAAACTCTTCCCTTCGAACGCTACTCCGACCCATATTTTCCTTGGAAAGCCCGCGTCGCTTTGGTCAACGGCTATGTCGAGGATCCGGCCCAGCGAGACCGGTATTTATCAGTTGCACTGCGCCACATTGCCAACCACCGCGGGTGGCGGAACCCTTATTGGAAAGTCTCAAGCCTCTATTCACCAGGTGGCCCAAGCGAAGCATTCGAACAGGTTCGGGCTGAATTAGAGTCGGCTACAGGACATGAGATTCCAACTGACAGCACTGTCGGCCAGCTCATTTCTTTCGCACAGTTTGGCAAGGATCGACTTCGGGGAGGCGGGAAACAAAAAGATAAAAACAAGCCACAAAGCGAGGTAAAGCAGGCCGTCATCTCCGCACGCCTGCATCAAATCGACCATGCACGTGAAATTAACGAAATCTGTCGCGTCCAAAGGATTGACGATTCGCTGCGGAAACGCATCCTTGATTTAGTGTTCGCTGCGGAGTCTCCGAAAGGCGCACAGTTGGGCCGAGTGGGTAAAGATCCACTGCAACCGCGCCTCGACCGGGCGCTCAAGGCAACGGATGCTTTTCAGCGTTATCGCATTGCAGCACTAACCGGAAACCTTCGGATCCACCGTGACGGTCACAATGAACGGCTAACCCACGAAGAGCGCCTCATTGTCTTCAACTATTTGGTCAACCTTGATCATAAAACCGAAGCGTCATGGTTGGGTATAGCGGATATCTTGCACATTGACCGCGGACAACTACGCGGTACGGCAACAATGACAGATGACGGTGAGCGTGCCGGAGCTAAGCCTCCAGTCCACGACACCAACCGGACTATTTTTGGCTGCAAAGTGAAACCTCTGTCCCAATGGTGGGAAGGCGCATCCGATGATGAGCGTGCAGCAATGTTGAAGTCGCTTTCTAATGCAGACGTCGAAGATCCAGACTCTCCAGCTGGTGCACAAGTACATGCATTCTTCGCCGAGTTAGATGAAACCGAACACGAAAAGCTCGACGCCCTGCACCTTCCGATAGGACGTGCCGCTTACAGCGAGAACACTCTCACACGACTCACTACCCGTATGTTGGATGACAACGTAGACCTTTACGAAGCTCGTCTCGCAGAATTCAACATAGACAAAGACTGGGTACCTCCCGCACCGAGAATTGGCGAGCCTGTAGGCAACCCCGCCGTGGATCGTGTTCTCAAGGGCGTTGCTCGCTGGCTAGAGGCGGCTGCTGATGAATGGGGTGCCCCGAAGTCTGTGGTAATTGAGCATGTACGTGATGGTTTTGTAAGCAAGGCTAAAGCAAACGAAATCGACCGTGAAAACAATGCTCGACACCGACGAAACCGTAAGCTTTTCCAAGAAATGCAAGAGAAGCTCGGTATCGACGGCCCAGTCCGCAGCTCGGAGCTATGGCGATTCCAATCAGTGCAGCGCCAAAACTGCCAATGTGCCTACTGTGGTTCCCCAATTACCTACTCCACATGCGAGATGGACCATATCGTTCCTAGGGCAGGTGAAGGTTCCACAAACACACGAGACAACCTCGTTGCTGTATGTCATCGCTGTAACTTGTCTAAGAAAAACATTCCGTTTGCAGCATGGGCTTCGAAAACCAACATTCCCGGGGTCAGCGTAAAAGAAGCCTTAGAACGCACGCGTCATTGGTCCGAAGATGCGGGCATGTCTGCCAAAGACTTTAAAAAGTTCCGCAAAAGTGTGTCCGACCGTCTCAAGCGCACTACCGTAGACGAACCAATTGATGCACGTTCAATGGAGTCTGTGGCATGGATGGCCAACGAACTACGCGGACGGGTCGCGCAGCGTTTCTCCGGTCAAGATACAAAAGTAAACGTCTATCGCGGCGCTCTGACTGCTGAAGCTCGCCGTGCCGCCGGGATCTCCAACAAACTTCGATTCATCGACGGTCCTGGAAAGTCACGGCTTGACCGTCGCCACCACGCCGTCGACGCTGCAGTAGTCGCTTTTACACAAAACTACGTGGCGGAGACGCTTGCCATTCGCAGCAATAAGAAGCGAGAAGCACAACTGCTGCAGGCCGCCCCGCAATGGAAAGAGTTCACAGGGGCTGACGAAGCACACCGTTCTGCTTGGAATGCATGGCTTCCTAAAATGCAGAAGCTCGCTGTACTTCTCCAAGCTGCATTGGATGAGGACAGAATTGTCGTTACCTCCAATATCCGCCTTCGCCTTGGCAACGGCCGCGCGCACGAAGACACCATCGGCGAACTAAAAAAGCTCCGAGTGGGCGAAGCAATTTCCGCAACGGACATTGACCGTGCTGCTACGGAAGCACTCTGGTGTGCGCTCACCCGAGAAGAAGACTTTGACGAGAAAAAGGGGCTGCCGGCAAACCCTCAGCGCAGAATTCGGGTTAACGGAACCTGGTTTGAAGCAGAGGATGAGATAGAAATATTCCCTGTAGGTGCCGGCGCAATCAAGCTAAGAGGAGGCTACGCAAAGCTAAGTCGTTTCCATCACGCGCGCATTTTTAAGATCCCTGGCAAGAAGAAGCCTACCTATTGCATGCTGCGCGTTTACACCACTGATCTGAACAAGCACCGTCACGAGGATCTCTTCGCAGTTGATTTAAAGCCGCAGACAATGTCTGTCCGGCAGGCTGAGCCCAAGCTGCGCAAAGCCTTAGCAGCCGGAACCGCCGAGTATTTGGGTTGGATCGTTGTAGATGACGAGCTAATCGTGGATACGTCACAGTTTGCCACAGGCCAGATCTCCGAGATGCAAAGTGAGTTTGGCCAGGTTAAGCGCTGGAGAGTTGATGGCTTCGATTCAAATTCAAAACTCCGGTTGCGTCCTTTGCAATTTAGTGCGGAAGGCCTCAGCGAATCGGTTTCCGAGGGTTCTAGGAAAATCATCGACATGCCAGGCTGGCGTTCGGCAATCAATAAGCTCTTTAGCGAAGGAAAAGTCACGGTGATAAGACGCGATTCACTTGGAAGAGTTCGGCTCAACAGTGCTGCACACCTGCCTATTACTTGGAAGGCTGAGTAG
- the cas1 gene encoding type II CRISPR-associated endonuclease Cas1 produces the protein MNAGWRVVDCLNLNGSLKYSRGQLVIQRDDSPDVALPLSQIAVVLIGVKSSVSGAILQKFSEYDISLLVCDWRNVPVSGAYPWNQHSRTGARKQAQAQLPIPKKKQAWTRIVASKIHGQAAVLRALEKPGADELMRMSRSIKSGDPENKEAQAARKYWSFISHNESFSRLPGAGDPGWNSALDYGYTLLRGYGIRAISGAGLTGALGVFHHGRGNNWALVDDLMEPFRPMVDQIVFTHITYGEPLEASQKAAISSRMNSAFDETGRSLTTAFNEFGQQYGLYVEGKVRDLSVPRWEGILDASKG, from the coding sequence ATGAACGCTGGATGGCGGGTTGTTGATTGCCTCAATCTCAATGGATCCCTGAAGTATTCGAGAGGGCAGTTAGTCATCCAGCGTGACGACTCGCCCGATGTCGCTTTACCTCTCTCACAGATAGCAGTCGTACTGATTGGAGTTAAGAGCTCAGTTAGCGGCGCCATCCTCCAAAAATTTAGCGAATACGATATCTCTCTTCTTGTATGCGATTGGCGCAATGTCCCAGTATCGGGAGCCTACCCTTGGAATCAGCATTCACGAACTGGTGCACGCAAACAAGCGCAAGCTCAACTTCCAATCCCAAAAAAGAAGCAAGCTTGGACGCGGATCGTAGCATCAAAAATCCACGGTCAAGCTGCGGTCCTACGTGCTTTAGAAAAGCCTGGCGCCGATGAACTGATGAGAATGTCGCGGTCTATTAAATCGGGAGATCCGGAGAATAAGGAAGCGCAGGCAGCCCGAAAGTACTGGTCATTTATTTCTCACAATGAGAGCTTCTCTCGTCTTCCCGGAGCAGGCGACCCCGGTTGGAACTCAGCTCTTGATTACGGCTATACCCTTTTGAGAGGCTATGGAATTCGCGCTATTTCAGGTGCTGGTTTAACAGGTGCACTTGGGGTCTTCCATCACGGCCGTGGCAATAACTGGGCACTTGTGGATGATCTTATGGAGCCGTTCCGACCGATGGTGGACCAGATCGTGTTTACACATATTACTTATGGTGAGCCCCTCGAAGCTTCCCAAAAAGCAGCGATCTCTTCAAGAATGAATAGCGCTTTCGACGAAACAGGAAGGTCCCTGACGACAGCGTTTAATGAATTCGGACAGCAATACGGATTATATGTTGAAGGGAAGGTTCGCGACCTTAGCGTCCCCAGATGGGAAGGAATCCTCGATGCCAGCAAAGGATAG
- the cas2 gene encoding CRISPR-associated endonuclease Cas2: protein MFDLPVKSKKQSREANRFRNHLLDLGFCRSQLSVYVQYFPLASRIAATVKQIKTDLPDGGDVRIISITDNQWAKAIRFSKSEPAPVEEMPSQLVIF from the coding sequence ATGTTTGATCTCCCGGTAAAGTCCAAGAAGCAGTCAAGAGAAGCTAACAGATTTCGTAATCACTTACTTGACCTCGGTTTCTGCCGCTCTCAATTAAGCGTTTACGTTCAATACTTTCCGTTGGCCTCTCGCATCGCAGCAACCGTAAAACAAATTAAAACGGATCTACCGGACGGTGGCGACGTCAGGATCATCTCAATCACTGACAATCAATGGGCAAAAGCCATCAGATTTTCCAAGTCTGAGCCTGCACCCGTGGAAGAAATGCCCTCTCAACTCGTAATTTTTTAG
- a CDS encoding DIP1984 family protein: MLLAEALAERAQAQERLNSLHERLLTVVRVQEGDTPEEDPQELLRELDGVAGRIDELVQAINATNIATAFDEKRNLMEALALRDGLLRKRRIYHDLAQRAGTRSDRYSRNEIKFVSTIPVADMRKRVDDLSKQYRELDTRIQQLNWNTELKNG, encoded by the coding sequence ATGCTGCTAGCTGAGGCATTGGCGGAGCGCGCCCAGGCGCAGGAGCGTCTCAATAGCCTGCATGAGCGGCTGCTCACCGTGGTTCGCGTGCAGGAGGGTGATACCCCGGAGGAGGATCCGCAGGAGCTGCTGCGCGAGCTCGATGGCGTGGCCGGGCGCATCGATGAGCTGGTCCAGGCCATCAATGCGACGAATATTGCCACCGCCTTTGATGAGAAGAGGAACTTGATGGAGGCCCTCGCGCTTCGCGACGGCCTCTTGCGCAAGCGCCGCATCTACCACGACCTAGCGCAGCGGGCGGGCACGCGTTCGGATCGTTATTCCCGCAACGAGATTAAGTTTGTCTCCACCATCCCGGTGGCGGATATGCGCAAGCGTGTCGACGATCTATCTAAGCAGTACCGCGAGCTGGATACCCGCATTCAGCAGCTGAACTGGAATACCGAACTGAAAAACGGATAG